In the genome of Leptospira licerasiae serovar Varillal str. VAR 010, one region contains:
- the recN gene encoding DNA repair protein RecN, translating into MLQTITIRDFALIESAQIDLRGGLTAITGETGSGKSLLLDALSSLLGGKSSTMDIRTGSDKYCLEAEFDISQNPGAKTWMQEHGFPLNGPVIVIRKEFTRDGKTKIQINHSLSSAQVLRGLGEILSEVHNQNDQILLLDKAQQLDILDSFAGLHTLRGEVKEGFLTYKSLKKRLEELELSHADRNRKKEILQYQIEEIHSANLKLGEEEELSKEENLLVHGEKLAENLDIITGYLHESESSVLGIFPKVLAASDKIKILNESLNEMDSALKEAYVTIREINATAQDQKEEVFFSPERLSHVQSRLDLIQKLKKKYGNSISEILETKKKAEDELSALEQNLDSKTSLEKEKKKAADKLTQACLQLSKSRREVLNKFESKLKSELEVLGMKGAGLQVVLRWETSPEGEVEAQGKSYLVNEFGLDQAEFYFSPNPGEKPRPLRKIASGGEISRVMLAIKSVLGSNFDGKVLVFDEIDSGLGGEIASDVAKKLRTLSKTHQIILVTHLQQIAAAADHHLLVSKRLKEGRTVSETEFLGMEERTMELARMIAGQNISKGALHHAKELLKKKAV; encoded by the coding sequence ATGCTTCAAACAATTACAATTCGAGATTTTGCATTAATTGAATCCGCCCAGATCGACTTAAGAGGGGGCTTAACTGCGATTACTGGAGAAACAGGTTCCGGAAAATCCCTCCTACTGGATGCTCTTTCTTCCTTGCTCGGTGGTAAGAGTAGCACAATGGATATCCGAACCGGCTCGGATAAGTATTGTCTAGAGGCTGAGTTCGATATTTCTCAGAATCCAGGCGCAAAGACGTGGATGCAGGAACACGGATTCCCTTTAAACGGCCCTGTGATCGTGATCCGAAAAGAATTCACTCGAGACGGAAAAACAAAGATACAGATCAATCATTCTCTTTCTTCCGCGCAGGTGCTTCGCGGTTTAGGAGAGATCCTATCCGAAGTGCATAACCAAAACGACCAAATTCTGCTTTTGGACAAGGCACAACAATTGGACATCCTGGATAGTTTTGCAGGGTTGCATACTCTTAGAGGAGAGGTTAAGGAAGGTTTTTTAACCTATAAAAGTCTCAAAAAAAGACTAGAAGAATTGGAATTATCTCACGCGGACAGAAATCGTAAAAAAGAGATACTTCAATACCAGATCGAAGAGATCCATTCTGCAAACTTAAAACTTGGAGAAGAGGAAGAACTAAGTAAGGAGGAGAACCTACTCGTTCATGGCGAAAAACTCGCGGAAAACTTGGATATAATCACTGGCTACTTGCATGAAAGCGAATCTTCCGTTTTGGGAATTTTTCCGAAAGTATTGGCTGCTTCCGATAAGATCAAAATTTTGAACGAATCATTAAACGAAATGGATTCTGCACTTAAGGAGGCATATGTTACTATCCGTGAGATCAATGCCACTGCCCAGGACCAAAAGGAAGAGGTATTTTTTTCTCCGGAAAGACTCTCTCACGTTCAATCCAGACTGGATCTGATCCAAAAACTGAAAAAAAAATACGGAAATTCAATCTCTGAAATTTTAGAAACGAAGAAGAAGGCAGAAGACGAACTTTCCGCCCTAGAACAAAATCTAGATTCTAAAACATCTCTGGAAAAGGAAAAGAAAAAGGCTGCGGACAAATTGACCCAAGCATGTTTGCAACTTTCTAAATCTAGAAGGGAGGTATTGAACAAGTTCGAGTCCAAACTCAAATCGGAGCTGGAAGTTTTGGGAATGAAAGGAGCCGGACTACAAGTGGTACTTCGCTGGGAAACAAGTCCCGAAGGAGAAGTAGAAGCCCAAGGAAAGTCTTATTTGGTAAACGAATTCGGATTGGATCAGGCTGAATTCTATTTCAGTCCGAACCCCGGAGAAAAGCCAAGACCACTTCGTAAAATCGCTTCCGGGGGAGAAATTTCCAGAGTAATGTTGGCCATCAAAAGTGTGCTTGGTTCCAATTTTGACGGAAAAGTTTTAGTTTTTGATGAAATTGACTCTGGTCTGGGCGGAGAGATTGCTTCTGACGTAGCAAAAAAACTCAGAACCCTTTCTAAAACTCATCAGATCATATTGGTCACACATTTACAGCAGATCGCAGCAGCTGCAGACCATCATCTTCTTGTGAGTAAAAGACTCAAAGAGGGAAGAACTGTCTCCGAGACTGAATTCTTGGGAATGGAGGAGAGGACCATGGAACTTGCGAGAATGATCGCGGGTCAAAATATCTCCAAAGGCGCTCTCCATCACGCAAAGGAATTGCTCAAAAAGAAGGCGGTATAA
- a CDS encoding MotA/TolQ/ExbB proton channel family protein codes for MILAKTDSLVSIIPPETVPILILLVSIVGFTIIIERLIFFSRWKSITPDDWRRVKDLLREKNYDSASDLMRSLSQGPVSQVLQAGITQFKKNASSVDDEILTQGLNQIQRMEKFLSPLATIATISPLLGVLGTVLGIIRSFAEGSGTRGAEVGISEALITTAMGLAVAIPAYIFHNFFQKKKEDAISEMESLSEQALRFLK; via the coding sequence ATGATTCTTGCCAAAACAGATTCTTTGGTTTCCATTATTCCACCGGAAACAGTACCTATTCTGATCCTTCTAGTTTCTATAGTAGGATTTACAATCATCATAGAAAGGCTGATCTTCTTCTCTCGTTGGAAGTCCATAACCCCTGACGATTGGAGAAGGGTCAAAGATCTACTCAGAGAGAAAAACTACGATTCCGCTTCGGACCTAATGAGAAGTCTGAGCCAAGGGCCGGTCTCCCAAGTTTTACAAGCAGGCATTACACAGTTTAAAAAGAATGCATCTTCCGTAGATGATGAAATTTTGACCCAAGGATTAAATCAGATCCAGAGAATGGAAAAATTCCTTTCTCCGTTAGCTACTATCGCAACTATCTCTCCACTTTTAGGAGTATTGGGAACAGTTCTAGGGATCATTCGCTCCTTTGCGGAGGGTTCCGGAACAAGAGGGGCAGAAGTAGGGATCAGTGAGGCATTGATCACTACAGCTATGGGACTTGCAGTTGCGATTCCTGCTTATATTTTCCATAACTTCTTCCAAAAGAAAAAGGAAGATGCGATTTCCGAAATGGAAAGTCTTTCCGAGCAGGCGCTTAGGTTTTTAAAATAA
- a CDS encoding ExbD/TolR family protein — MKFRKWSRGESGSFRAGQIELAPMIDVICFIVIYFLMNATLEKSTVVKIELPRSSSTAQEKKKDELVITVNKDGKIFLDKDTEPVPLEKLTEKIKLFNGQNQGDDKDKKEPSKNRVIIRGDGGASYQTIVKVIDKVNEAGVTRFNLAMVRQPGGQ; from the coding sequence ATGAAATTTAGGAAGTGGAGTCGGGGAGAGAGCGGAAGTTTTAGGGCAGGCCAGATCGAGCTTGCGCCTATGATAGACGTTATTTGCTTCATCGTAATTTATTTTTTGATGAACGCGACTTTGGAAAAATCCACTGTCGTAAAAATAGAACTCCCTAGATCTTCCAGCACTGCGCAGGAAAAGAAAAAGGACGAATTGGTGATCACTGTCAATAAGGACGGAAAAATTTTCCTAGATAAAGACACTGAGCCTGTTCCTTTGGAAAAACTGACTGAAAAGATAAAATTGTTCAATGGCCAAAACCAAGGCGACGACAAAGACAAAAAAGAACCTAGTAAAAATCGGGTGATTATCAGAGGGGATGGTGGAGCGAGTTACCAAACCATCGTCAAAGTAATCGATAAAGTGAACGAAGCCGGAGTAACAAGATTTAATCTTGCGATGGTTCGTCAACCGGGAGGTCAGTGA
- a CDS encoding BamA/OMP85 family outer membrane protein translates to MKRKVSIYKSFAVIFVSGFFFYSGEISQLFSKKTDYFGKIVREIKFNGNKNTSDSDISGLLELRTGKLLTKGIIDRDLKALFASGFFYFIDIKAEEMEGGVRVIFELRERPRVKDIEFIGADEVFPADLRDKMPLKDNEVITPQKVTKSRDIILQKYKDEGFFLAYVKVELGKPDPKTNLVKVRFIIDEGEEIPVAKINIYGNETIETSEILGLMELKEEGLFEGGNFKESSFEKDKEVIQAYLRSKGYLDSELIREGTNWEIHWENAEKKNRRVIIVNIKLYEGQVYYFNGYTVSHDMTTDGDGRPIFLNKENNPPETPKDKLKPLFTIPEIEKSLDYSAKDAGEVFDETVFSRDRATVNELYGSKGHIFAQVIPRRKIVSLDSESLEYYENCTSRRTELEKKSCEEEYKQLNIRKLREIYRDNPELRGRKFVHVDFTIRENNLAQIENVIIKGNKKTQDKVIRRELLFKPGDLFDSSLVNRSRERIFNLGYFKEVNFNMRPGSDDTKMNLVIEVLEQPTGTVSMGGGYGTITGFTIFTEIGENNLNGTGQKVSGRLEFGPYRRSFQISWTEPWMYDTPWSLSLSMFYFSRTIFLGSTSTISISDSTTAPTVENATYDNNGLGVTMGVAHRLGTNWTHFHRYTPAFYSYSNPTALVSDAVLANVRRGWQFRSQVTNGLAYDIRDNVFAPTRGYDLLFQVDNVGQYLGGSSHFDQYRILAEYYHTWFDFTFGGLIRNNALRRWRVVQEFRTSDTFIFQRSPAGGSHNQDPVQDPYIRPQDLLIIGGYESLRGWYYNDQKYPVEWRDGAQHRILFDTEIRIPIEPSLLWLVVFLDGGALYEQVNRATGTKKDYFESYDKNKADQIAANPIGWYIQNNFNLQNGRKADVTYDELNNPGRLILSSDNVAMDRMRYSWGVGLRVQIPVLPLRIYFAQKLKPTGNFWAPFERYESDNAFQFVFGIGDYRF, encoded by the coding sequence TTGAAACGAAAAGTATCTATATATAAATCCTTTGCCGTTATTTTTGTAAGCGGATTCTTTTTTTACTCCGGCGAGATCTCTCAACTTTTCTCCAAAAAAACCGATTATTTCGGAAAGATCGTTAGAGAAATAAAATTTAACGGAAACAAAAATACATCCGACTCGGATATTAGCGGTCTTTTGGAACTCCGGACCGGTAAACTTCTCACTAAAGGGATTATTGATAGAGATCTTAAAGCGTTATTTGCATCCGGATTCTTCTACTTTATAGATATTAAAGCGGAAGAAATGGAAGGCGGTGTACGGGTCATTTTCGAACTTAGGGAAAGACCGAGAGTCAAGGATATCGAATTTATCGGGGCGGACGAAGTTTTTCCCGCTGATCTTAGGGATAAAATGCCTCTCAAGGACAACGAGGTCATCACCCCTCAAAAGGTCACCAAATCTAGAGATATTATATTACAAAAATATAAAGATGAAGGGTTCTTCCTCGCTTACGTAAAAGTGGAGCTCGGCAAACCTGATCCTAAGACAAACTTGGTAAAGGTCCGTTTTATCATCGACGAGGGAGAAGAGATCCCGGTCGCAAAGATCAATATCTATGGAAACGAGACGATCGAAACTTCTGAGATCCTGGGGCTCATGGAGTTAAAAGAAGAAGGCCTGTTCGAAGGCGGTAACTTTAAAGAGAGTTCTTTTGAAAAAGATAAGGAAGTCATCCAAGCATACCTAAGAAGTAAAGGCTACTTGGATTCAGAATTGATCCGAGAAGGTACCAACTGGGAGATCCATTGGGAAAACGCGGAAAAGAAAAATAGAAGGGTGATCATAGTCAATATCAAACTCTACGAGGGACAGGTGTATTACTTTAACGGATATACCGTTTCTCACGATATGACTACGGATGGGGACGGTAGACCGATTTTCTTGAACAAAGAGAATAACCCGCCTGAAACTCCTAAGGATAAATTAAAACCTCTATTCACGATCCCTGAGATCGAAAAATCCTTGGATTATAGCGCCAAAGATGCGGGAGAAGTTTTCGACGAAACTGTATTTTCCAGAGACAGGGCCACAGTAAACGAACTCTACGGTTCCAAGGGTCATATTTTCGCCCAGGTAATTCCAAGAAGAAAGATCGTCTCTTTGGATTCTGAAAGTTTGGAATATTACGAAAATTGTACATCCAGAAGAACTGAGTTGGAAAAAAAATCCTGCGAAGAAGAATACAAACAATTAAATATCCGCAAATTAAGAGAAATTTATAGGGATAATCCCGAACTGAGAGGGCGTAAATTCGTTCACGTGGACTTTACCATTCGTGAAAACAATCTTGCTCAGATCGAAAACGTAATCATCAAAGGGAATAAAAAAACACAGGACAAGGTGATCCGCAGGGAGTTACTTTTCAAACCGGGAGATTTATTCGATTCCAGTTTGGTAAACCGCTCTAGGGAAAGGATCTTTAACCTAGGTTACTTCAAAGAAGTAAACTTTAATATGAGACCCGGTTCGGACGATACAAAGATGAACCTTGTCATCGAAGTCTTAGAACAACCTACCGGAACGGTTTCCATGGGTGGCGGTTACGGGACCATCACAGGATTTACCATTTTTACGGAAATAGGTGAAAACAACTTAAACGGGACCGGACAAAAAGTTTCAGGGCGTTTGGAGTTTGGACCCTATCGTAGATCCTTCCAGATCTCTTGGACTGAACCTTGGATGTACGATACTCCTTGGTCTTTATCACTTTCCATGTTCTACTTCTCAAGAACGATATTCTTGGGTTCCACTTCTACGATCTCCATTTCGGATAGTACAACCGCTCCTACGGTAGAAAATGCGACCTATGATAACAACGGTTTGGGAGTCACCATGGGAGTGGCTCATAGGCTCGGGACCAACTGGACACACTTCCATAGGTACACTCCTGCATTCTATTCTTATTCCAACCCGACTGCGCTCGTGTCAGATGCGGTTTTGGCTAACGTAAGAAGAGGGTGGCAGTTCCGTTCTCAGGTCACGAACGGCCTCGCTTATGATATCCGTGACAACGTATTTGCACCTACTCGAGGTTATGATCTTCTTTTCCAGGTAGATAACGTCGGGCAGTATTTGGGCGGGTCTTCCCACTTCGACCAATATAGGATCTTAGCGGAATATTATCATACTTGGTTCGATTTTACTTTCGGAGGTTTGATCCGAAACAACGCTCTTCGTAGATGGAGAGTTGTTCAGGAATTTAGGACCTCGGACACTTTTATTTTCCAAAGGTCTCCTGCGGGAGGCTCTCATAACCAAGACCCGGTCCAGGACCCTTATATTCGTCCTCAGGATTTGCTCATCATAGGGGGATACGAGTCCTTAAGAGGTTGGTATTATAACGATCAAAAGTATCCTGTAGAATGGAGAGACGGTGCTCAACATCGTATTCTTTTCGATACTGAGATCCGTATTCCGATTGAGCCGAGCTTGCTCTGGCTCGTAGTCTTCTTGGACGGAGGAGCGCTTTACGAACAGGTGAACCGCGCCACAGGAACTAAAAAAGATTATTTCGAATCTTACGATAAGAATAAAGCGGATCAGATTGCGGCAAACCCGATCGGATGGTACATCCAAAACAATTTCAATTTGCAAAATGGACGAAAGGCGGACGTAACCTACGACGAATTGAATAACCCGGGAAGATTGATCCTGTCCTCGGATAACGTTGCGATGGATAGAATGAGATACTCTTGGGGCGTGGGTTTAAGGGTCCAAATCCCGGTTCTACCTCTACGTATTTACTTCGCTCAAAAGTTAAAACCTACCGGAAATTTCTGGGCACCGTTCGAGAGATACGAATCTGATAATGCATTCCAGTTCGTATTCGGTATCGGTGACTACCGATTCTAA
- a CDS encoding ATP-dependent helicase, with the protein MSVDLVQGLNEPQKAAVERLEGPVLILAGAGSGKTRVITHRIANLILNKKTDSICALTFTNKAAAEMLERVAKLVPSIPWNVQIKTFHSLCLYILRRETSYLGMPSGFTVYDSVLQESLIKQVIKDLHEDPKQYKPSSLTGIFSSWKDGLSDSDSYIRKENFSHRSQMISNIYEEYEKRKKKNQALDFGDLIQKTVELFRENPSVLKSYQDRWNYIMVDEYQDTNKAQYTLVRMLSGDRGNLCVVGDDDQSIYSWRGADISNILNFESDFPNAYVVKLEENYRSTSRIIRAASKVIANNSGRKEKELFTNNELGEPIGVSQFENETEEAYDIVKKIRAGAARGAEYKDFAIFYRTNAQSRYFEEGLRSSGIPYKIFGGFRFFDRAEIKDMIAYLNVVANPMDSNSLLRIVNTPPRGIGEASIEKIRKFSLDRGISFLEAIGHPDLPLKKASLGKAKELYHLFEDLIDRKEKGELPSKIALEIVGRSGWIDYMERDAHDEEAVSKVENVREFVNSIEEYESREDSPNLEEYLNQISLLTSEEDSAQLTDYVHLMTVHNAKGLEFPTVFLTGLEEGTFPHAMSMEEPNGEEEERRLFYVALTRARVKLYLSYSRTSRKFGKVEDRIPSHFLPEIPSECFGEEGILAQKGVRRPSGPPTASSGAYKIPEGPREIQRDAGTSKPLGEEADIREGDRVKHAQFGLGQVISVQGTGKNRKVKIKFGSLEKNFFLAYTPLEKL; encoded by the coding sequence TTGTCAGTTGATCTAGTGCAAGGCTTGAACGAACCCCAAAAAGCCGCGGTCGAAAGATTAGAAGGTCCGGTCCTGATCTTGGCTGGAGCCGGTTCTGGAAAAACTAGAGTAATCACTCACAGGATCGCAAACCTGATTCTGAACAAAAAAACGGATTCCATCTGTGCTCTGACTTTTACCAATAAAGCAGCTGCGGAAATGTTAGAGAGGGTTGCAAAACTTGTGCCTTCCATTCCTTGGAATGTCCAGATCAAAACATTCCACTCTCTTTGTTTGTATATTTTGAGAAGAGAGACTTCTTACCTTGGAATGCCTTCCGGATTTACGGTTTATGATTCCGTATTACAGGAATCCTTAATTAAGCAAGTGATCAAGGATCTACACGAAGATCCAAAACAATACAAACCTTCTTCTTTGACCGGGATCTTTTCCTCTTGGAAGGATGGACTTTCCGATTCCGATTCTTATATCCGGAAAGAGAATTTTTCACATAGATCCCAGATGATCTCTAATATTTACGAAGAATATGAAAAGCGTAAGAAAAAGAACCAAGCCCTGGATTTTGGAGACCTGATCCAAAAAACCGTAGAATTATTCAGAGAGAATCCGAGTGTCCTAAAGTCGTACCAAGATAGATGGAATTATATCATGGTAGACGAGTACCAGGATACGAATAAAGCGCAATATACTTTGGTACGTATGCTTTCCGGAGATAGAGGAAATCTTTGCGTAGTAGGGGACGACGACCAGTCCATCTATTCGTGGAGAGGAGCCGATATTTCGAATATTCTGAATTTCGAAAGTGATTTTCCGAATGCGTATGTGGTTAAGCTCGAAGAAAATTATCGTTCTACTTCCAGGATCATCCGGGCCGCTTCCAAAGTAATCGCAAATAATAGCGGAAGAAAAGAAAAGGAATTATTCACAAATAACGAATTGGGAGAGCCGATCGGCGTTTCTCAATTCGAGAATGAAACGGAAGAAGCTTACGATATAGTAAAAAAGATCAGGGCAGGTGCAGCTAGAGGAGCCGAATATAAGGATTTTGCGATCTTCTACAGGACAAACGCTCAATCCAGATATTTTGAAGAGGGACTTAGATCTTCCGGTATCCCGTATAAAATTTTCGGCGGTTTTAGGTTCTTTGATCGGGCAGAGATCAAGGACATGATCGCATATTTAAACGTAGTCGCGAATCCTATGGATTCCAATTCTTTATTAAGAATTGTGAATACACCTCCTCGCGGAATAGGCGAGGCAAGTATAGAAAAGATCCGTAAATTCTCCTTGGATCGTGGAATTTCTTTTTTGGAAGCGATAGGGCATCCTGATCTTCCCTTAAAAAAAGCAAGTTTAGGAAAGGCGAAAGAGCTCTATCATTTATTCGAGGATTTGATCGATCGAAAAGAAAAAGGAGAGCTTCCTTCTAAGATCGCATTGGAGATCGTAGGACGATCCGGTTGGATCGATTATATGGAAAGAGACGCTCATGACGAGGAAGCAGTCTCCAAAGTGGAGAACGTCAGGGAGTTTGTGAATTCTATCGAAGAATATGAATCAAGGGAAGATTCTCCTAACCTAGAAGAATATCTGAATCAGATCAGTCTTCTTACTTCGGAGGAGGATTCTGCACAACTCACTGACTACGTTCATCTGATGACCGTTCACAACGCAAAAGGACTGGAGTTCCCCACAGTATTTCTGACCGGTTTGGAAGAAGGGACCTTCCCTCATGCAATGAGCATGGAAGAACCGAACGGAGAGGAAGAAGAAAGAAGGCTTTTTTACGTAGCTTTGACCCGAGCCAGAGTAAAATTATATCTGAGCTATTCCAGGACATCCCGAAAATTCGGGAAAGTAGAGGATCGGATTCCATCCCACTTTCTTCCGGAAATCCCGTCGGAATGTTTTGGGGAAGAAGGTATTCTTGCCCAAAAGGGAGTTCGTAGACCTTCGGGGCCTCCGACTGCTTCTTCTGGAGCATACAAAATCCCGGAAGGTCCGAGAGAAATCCAAAGGGATGCAGGTACTTCTAAACCTCTGGGCGAAGAAGCCGATATCCGGGAAGGAGACAGGGTCAAACACGCCCAATTTGGCCTAGGACAGGTGATTTCCGTCCAGGGGACAGGCAAAAACCGTAAGGTAAAAATCAAATTCGGGAGCCTGGAGAAGAACTTTTTCCTTGCGTATACTCCCTTAGAGAAATTATAA
- a CDS encoding LIC11625 family surface-exposed protein has translation MKRIVILTLAICLGTPLFAGKVSGLVEEFNKVEEFNKNRKVSDAAKKATLEKNLLSALKYSLHRKYLDYKEYTKDLKADSISYEPQKGTFGVYVKYKTYIVFYSYLMDPEIYLQTPINEVFYVRPDNLDEEPHKEDKQPAQPTTGK, from the coding sequence ATGAAACGGATCGTAATACTAACCCTGGCTATCTGCCTGGGGACCCCATTGTTTGCTGGAAAAGTCAGCGGTTTAGTAGAAGAATTTAATAAAGTAGAAGAATTTAATAAGAATCGAAAAGTTTCCGATGCCGCTAAAAAAGCGACCCTGGAAAAAAATCTTCTCTCCGCTTTAAAATACAGCCTTCATCGTAAATACCTGGATTATAAGGAATACACAAAGGATCTAAAAGCGGATTCCATTTCTTACGAACCTCAAAAGGGAACCTTTGGAGTATACGTAAAATATAAAACCTATATCGTATTTTATAGTTATCTAATGGATCCGGAAATTTATCTCCAAACTCCTATCAACGAAGTGTTCTATGTTCGTCCTGATAATTTGGATGAAGAACCTCATAAGGAAGATAAACAACCGGCTCAGCCAACTACCGGAAAATAA
- a CDS encoding 3'(2'),5'-bisphosphate nucleotidase CysQ: MQFPEEAELVSKLVLEAADRIFSIYGTNFHVMEKSKGDPLTEADLQANEIIAGGIRSILKDKVYSEEDSDFSHSSLGKERVWILDPIDGTREFVAKNPEFAISLGLLEEGKPVFGIVMNPATGEFFWGAEGKGSYYTILKFPYVENRIDWKDTFYLQKSESSQPPKILVSISETKAGLFKKLNYGNDFVLEPKGSIAYKLALVAVGKYPLTLSLRPKNDWDVAGGIAILRASLGKDLEIRSGKDYPFLTSKLGIGLLAGESELVDQFWEKFKTSLQASVRDRW; encoded by the coding sequence ATGCAATTTCCGGAAGAAGCGGAATTAGTTTCTAAACTTGTTCTGGAAGCCGCAGATCGGATCTTTTCCATCTATGGAACGAATTTCCATGTGATGGAAAAATCCAAAGGTGACCCTCTCACAGAAGCAGACCTGCAAGCTAACGAGATCATCGCAGGCGGCATTCGCAGTATATTAAAAGACAAAGTTTATTCCGAAGAAGATTCGGATTTTTCCCATTCTTCTCTTGGGAAAGAAAGAGTCTGGATCTTAGATCCGATCGACGGTACAAGAGAATTTGTAGCCAAAAATCCTGAATTTGCGATCAGCCTCGGGCTTTTAGAAGAAGGTAAACCTGTTTTCGGAATTGTGATGAATCCCGCAACAGGCGAATTTTTTTGGGGAGCGGAAGGTAAGGGTTCATATTACACAATCTTAAAGTTTCCTTATGTCGAAAATCGGATCGATTGGAAGGACACTTTTTATCTCCAAAAATCCGAGTCTTCCCAACCTCCCAAAATTTTAGTTTCTATTTCCGAAACAAAAGCCGGACTTTTCAAAAAACTAAATTATGGAAATGATTTCGTACTGGAACCAAAAGGATCCATAGCTTATAAATTGGCGCTTGTCGCAGTTGGAAAATATCCTTTAACACTTTCTCTCCGACCTAAAAACGATTGGGACGTGGCAGGTGGGATTGCAATTCTAAGGGCTTCCCTAGGAAAGGATCTGGAAATCCGTTCCGGTAAAGATTATCCATTCTTAACTTCTAAATTAGGGATAGGTTTGCTCGCCGGGGAATCGGAACTTGTGGATCAATTCTGGGAAAAGTTTAAAACTTCCCTCCAAGCTTCCGTAAGAGATCGTTGGTAA
- a CDS encoding glycosyltransferase family 4 protein: MTNLNEKKYKIALDARPLSTPVSGVGRLIESILKGFEKDSNFEFYLFSHRPIHEGYSDLFKNPNIKPVIGQGLFSVKGGIYFAFYLPFQLRKYEIDLFWGTQQVFPLFLHKNIPGVLTYHDFVAYRFPETMRPIARFQQLFYLRRSIQRADFILANSEFTASEILKYSSFSKDKIQVIYPGYDPKEIRKIKTPPTERISELPKKFFLTVSTLEPRKNFGTLLNAYQEARKEKSDLVWVHAGKEGWESPEFLEKFKDLSVSGELYWFDFVTEEELKYLYSQANLFIFPSIYEGFGIPLLEALAYSLPCIVSDLEVFREIGKKSCKYISPESPEDWKNAILDFQKRKFKFVKADLARFERKKSASIVKMIFRDLVSAKRS; this comes from the coding sequence TTGACTAATCTAAACGAAAAGAAATACAAGATCGCCTTGGACGCAAGGCCTTTATCCACGCCCGTATCAGGAGTCGGTAGATTGATCGAATCCATTCTAAAGGGTTTCGAAAAAGATTCCAATTTTGAATTTTATCTTTTTTCTCACCGACCGATCCACGAAGGTTATTCTGATCTATTCAAAAATCCGAATATTAAACCTGTGATTGGGCAGGGTCTATTCTCTGTAAAGGGTGGCATTTACTTTGCATTCTACCTTCCTTTCCAATTGAGAAAGTATGAGATCGATCTGTTTTGGGGAACTCAGCAAGTATTCCCTCTTTTCTTACACAAGAATATCCCCGGAGTGTTGACCTATCACGATTTTGTGGCGTATCGATTTCCGGAAACAATGAGGCCGATCGCAAGATTCCAGCAGCTATTTTATTTAAGAAGGAGTATCCAAAGAGCTGATTTTATTCTGGCTAACTCAGAATTCACCGCCTCCGAGATCTTAAAGTATTCTTCTTTTTCCAAAGATAAGATCCAAGTCATCTATCCAGGTTACGATCCTAAGGAGATCCGAAAGATCAAAACTCCTCCTACAGAAAGGATCTCTGAACTTCCTAAAAAATTTTTTCTAACGGTGTCCACTTTAGAACCGAGAAAAAATTTCGGAACACTTCTAAACGCGTATCAAGAAGCCAGAAAGGAAAAATCGGATCTGGTTTGGGTCCATGCAGGTAAGGAAGGTTGGGAATCTCCGGAGTTTTTGGAAAAATTCAAAGACTTATCCGTATCCGGAGAGCTATACTGGTTTGATTTCGTGACGGAAGAAGAGCTGAAATATCTATATTCTCAGGCGAACCTTTTTATTTTTCCATCCATCTACGAAGGGTTTGGGATCCCACTTTTAGAAGCGCTTGCATATTCTCTGCCTTGTATCGTTTCCGATCTAGAAGTATTCAGGGAAATAGGAAAAAAATCCTGTAAATATATTTCTCCGGAATCACCCGAAGATTGGAAAAATGCAATTTTGGATTTTCAAAAGAGGAAGTTTAAGTTTGTAAAGGCGGATCTAGCAAGATTCGAGAGAAAAAAGTCCGCATCGATCGTGAAAATGATCTTCAGAGATCTAGTTTCCGCTAAAAGATCCTAA
- a CDS encoding TlpA family protein disulfide reductase — protein MVFRKAWSVFLLLFFILFLNDCRSDEQPLLYQVTLQDWDGNSHKFSEDKGKLVVLDFWASWCEPCKKAVPVVEKLREKLKDSPAVVLGVNTEDDLSLEEIKKAASEFGMLYPSLLDPKWELVTPLKIEGQPALFVFSKSGKKLHSQYGISEKDLPILAGRLKNWLESP, from the coding sequence ATGGTTTTTAGAAAAGCCTGGTCTGTTTTCCTTCTTCTTTTTTTTATTTTATTCTTAAACGATTGTAGATCGGACGAGCAACCGTTGCTCTACCAGGTGACCCTTCAAGATTGGGATGGGAATTCCCATAAGTTTTCGGAAGACAAGGGTAAGTTAGTGGTCTTGGATTTTTGGGCGAGCTGGTGTGAACCTTGTAAAAAAGCGGTGCCTGTAGTCGAAAAACTGAGAGAAAAATTGAAAGATTCTCCTGCAGTCGTATTAGGCGTGAATACGGAAGACGATCTAAGTTTAGAAGAGATTAAAAAAGCTGCTTCCGAATTCGGAATGTTATACCCGAGTCTTTTGGACCCGAAATGGGAACTTGTGACTCCTCTTAAAATAGAAGGGCAGCCCGCATTATTCGTATTTAGCAAATCCGGAAAGAAACTTCATTCCCAATACGGAATTTCAGAGAAAGATCTACCAATATTGGCCGGAAGACTAAAAAACTGGCTCGAATCCCCTTAA